One window from the genome of Acidobacteriota bacterium encodes:
- a CDS encoding metal ABC transporter ATP-binding protein → MRPGGENLITLEGVAVGFGRPLLSGIDARVCAGDYWGIFGPNGAGKTTLIKTVLGVLKPLAGRLDRKPGLRVGYVPQLSTLGDSLPLSVRQVVDLGALDLRGLSQAEEALARLGLEGLAEAPFASLSGGQRQRVMVARALHRRPDVLVLDEPGNNVDLLTRHALMHLLRDLNREGTAILLVTHHLGEIGPEVNRILWLDAREGLCLAGSMEEVFSDDRLKAAYGGGLALVQGPSGPSLAWTCEEGEVDRV, encoded by the coding sequence ATGCGGCCCGGGGGTGAGAACCTCATCACCCTGGAAGGCGTCGCCGTCGGCTTCGGGCGGCCCCTCCTGTCGGGGATCGACGCCCGGGTGTGCGCCGGGGACTACTGGGGCATCTTCGGCCCGAACGGGGCCGGCAAAACGACCCTCATCAAGACCGTCCTGGGGGTCCTGAAGCCCCTCGCCGGACGGCTGGACAGAAAGCCCGGCCTGCGCGTGGGATACGTGCCCCAGCTCTCGACTCTGGGGGACAGCCTGCCCCTCTCGGTGCGGCAGGTTGTGGATCTGGGCGCCCTGGACCTTCGCGGCCTCTCTCAGGCGGAGGAGGCCTTGGCCCGCCTGGGGCTGGAGGGCCTGGCCGAGGCCCCCTTCGCCTCCCTCTCCGGAGGCCAGCGCCAGCGCGTGATGGTGGCGCGGGCGCTGCACCGGCGCCCCGACGTTCTCGTTCTCGACGAGCCGGGGAACAACGTGGACCTCCTGACCCGCCACGCCCTCATGCACCTGCTGAGGGACCTGAACCGGGAGGGCACGGCGATCCTCCTCGTCACCCACCACCTCGGGGAGATCGGACCCGAAGTGAACCGGATCCTCTGGCTCGACGCGCGGGAGGGCCTGTGCCTGGCCGGCTCCATGGAGGAGGTCTTCTCGGATGACCGATTGAAGGCCGCCTACGGAGGCGGCCTGGCCCTCGTTCAAGGTCCGTCGGGCCCCTCCCTGGCCTGGACCTGCGAGGAGGGGGAGGTGGACCGTGTTTGA
- a CDS encoding RDD family protein has translation MTAGPKAPAPRAGKPREPRRLTADVLHVAQALVGKPLASPGRRFLALFLDGLILLLPTLAVAVAAAYVSLRITDPAAVKALWALQRADVREEPETVRRAWRDLAPLLVRLESPGVPPRAADAVERGDLDEAAQALLDWHLLIALAIGEHEELKRQEGTVVFRVEKAIPGPLRWISLFGVAALYFTVLTARWGRTLGKRMAGIRVAHLGGERLSLLESFERFAGYLEIAGTLGLALLSLWRDPNRRMPHDRVAHTVVLREERKKSMPAMTRGRAR, from the coding sequence ATGACCGCCGGGCCCAAAGCCCCGGCTCCCCGCGCCGGAAAGCCCAGGGAGCCCCGCCGCCTGACTGCGGACGTCCTCCACGTGGCTCAGGCCCTCGTGGGAAAGCCCCTCGCCTCCCCCGGACGGCGGTTCCTGGCCCTCTTCCTGGACGGTCTGATCCTCCTGTTGCCCACCCTGGCCGTCGCCGTCGCGGCGGCGTACGTCTCCCTCCGGATCACCGATCCCGCCGCCGTGAAGGCCCTCTGGGCCCTCCAGCGCGCCGACGTCAGGGAGGAACCGGAAACGGTCCGGCGGGCGTGGAGAGACCTGGCTCCTCTTCTGGTGCGCCTGGAATCTCCAGGGGTTCCGCCCCGCGCCGCCGACGCGGTGGAGCGCGGGGACCTCGACGAGGCGGCCCAGGCCCTTCTGGACTGGCACCTCCTCATCGCGCTGGCCATCGGGGAGCACGAGGAACTGAAACGCCAGGAGGGGACGGTCGTCTTCAGGGTGGAGAAGGCCATTCCCGGCCCCCTCCGCTGGATCTCGCTCTTCGGCGTGGCGGCCCTCTACTTCACGGTGCTCACGGCCCGATGGGGGCGAACCCTCGGAAAGCGGATGGCGGGCATCCGGGTGGCCCACCTCGGCGGCGAACGGCTCTCCCTTTTGGAGAGCTTCGAGCGCTTCGCGGGATACCTTGAGATCGCCGGCACGCTGGGCCTTGCCCTGCTGTCCCTATGGCGGGACCCCAACCGCCGCATGCCCCACGACCGTGTGGCCCATACCGTCGTCTTGCGGGAAGAGCGGAAGAAATCGATGCCCGCCATGACCCGCGGGAGGGCCCGGTGA
- a CDS encoding metal ABC transporter substrate-binding protein has product MKTTLTALLLLAGIAANGGDRFRVVATYDVYAQLARAVGGDRAEVSALADGRQDPHYVEAKPSYLVALHRADALLLNGLDLEVGFLPALLQQSGNKKIQPGAPGHVDLSRFVTPIEVPRAGADRSMGDVHPFGNPHYHLDPRNMAALARGMAEAFGRIDPAGAEGHRRRGEAAAREFLDLDAELGRLLAPLRGSPVVTYHSTLNYFFFRYEIPVAGYVEPKPGIKPGPASLLELERTMRERAVRVVVAEPYMDLKVARRVAQDTGARLVLVPAYTGGQEGAATYGEMMRTLASRLADAARG; this is encoded by the coding sequence ATGAAGACGACCTTGACCGCCCTTCTTCTCCTGGCGGGGATCGCGGCGAACGGCGGGGACCGCTTCCGGGTGGTGGCCACCTACGACGTGTACGCACAGTTGGCCCGGGCCGTGGGAGGCGACCGGGCGGAGGTCTCGGCCCTCGCCGACGGACGCCAGGATCCCCACTACGTGGAAGCCAAACCCAGCTACCTCGTGGCCCTTCACAGGGCCGACGCACTCCTCCTGAACGGCCTGGACCTGGAGGTCGGCTTCCTTCCGGCCCTGCTTCAACAGTCGGGCAACAAGAAGATTCAGCCGGGCGCCCCGGGCCATGTGGATCTCTCCCGATTCGTCACGCCCATCGAGGTCCCCCGCGCGGGCGCCGACCGCTCCATGGGGGACGTTCACCCCTTCGGAAACCCGCACTACCACCTCGATCCCCGCAACATGGCCGCCCTGGCGCGAGGGATGGCCGAGGCCTTCGGGCGCATCGATCCAGCGGGAGCCGAAGGCCACCGGAGGAGGGGAGAGGCGGCGGCCCGCGAATTCCTGGACCTGGACGCCGAACTCGGTCGTCTGCTCGCCCCCCTTCGCGGGTCTCCCGTCGTGACCTACCACTCCACGCTCAACTATTTCTTTTTCCGCTACGAGATCCCCGTGGCGGGGTACGTGGAGCCCAAGCCGGGCATCAAGCCGGGACCGGCCAGCCTCCTCGAACTGGAGAGAACCATGCGGGAGAGGGCCGTCCGGGTCGTCGTCGCCGAGCCTTATATGGACCTGAAGGTGGCGAGGAGGGTGGCCCAGGACACGGGCGCGCGCCTCGTCCTCGTCCCGGCCTACACGGGGGGGCAGGAGGGCGCCGCCACGTACGGGGAGATGATGCGCACGCTCGCGTCGAGGCTGGCGGATGCGGCCCGGGGGTGA
- a CDS encoding metal ABC transporter permease — translation MFETLFLLKWPLAGVLVAALPLAYYGVFLLERRMVFVSVTLAQAAMAGAAAASFLHADPRATAFLATSLVIAALARGRGERGFLPGDAVLGVLYVVLGGVTVILLSRSAHGGMDEATLLFGSLLGVVRSDVWVLLVVGAAVGAVALLGHRWFLATAFDPETSEVLGYRVALVEAAFFGGLGLMLSVSIRLLGVLLSFALLVLPAAAARSL, via the coding sequence GTGTTTGAGACCCTCTTCCTCCTGAAGTGGCCCCTGGCCGGCGTGCTCGTGGCGGCCCTTCCCCTGGCATATTACGGTGTCTTCCTCCTCGAACGGCGCATGGTTTTCGTCAGCGTGACCCTCGCCCAGGCGGCCATGGCCGGAGCCGCGGCCGCCTCCTTCCTCCACGCGGATCCCCGGGCGACGGCCTTCCTGGCCACGTCCCTCGTCATCGCCGCCCTGGCCCGAGGCCGGGGCGAGAGGGGTTTCCTGCCGGGAGACGCCGTCCTCGGCGTCCTGTACGTGGTCCTGGGCGGGGTCACCGTGATCCTGTTGAGCCGGAGCGCCCACGGCGGGATGGACGAAGCCACGCTCCTTTTCGGATCGCTTCTGGGCGTCGTCCGGTCCGACGTATGGGTCCTTCTGGTCGTGGGGGCGGCGGTGGGGGCCGTGGCTCTCCTCGGCCACAGATGGTTCCTCGCCACGGCCTTCGACCCGGAGACCTCGGAGGTCCTGGGGTACCGGGTGGCGCTCGTGGAGGCGGCCTTCTTCGGAGGCCTGGGCCTCATGCTGTCGGTTTCCATCCGGCTCCTCGGGGTCCTGCTCTCCTTCGCCCTCCTGGTGCTGCCCGCGGCGGCGGCCCGGAGCCT